Genomic window (Bacteroidota bacterium):
TCCTGCCTTCGGCTGTCCATAAAACTAACTTACAAATATCTATCACTTTTATGTATATACAACAAACCTCACGCCAAAAAGATTTAAAAAATTCAAAACTAACAAGTTAAAATAGACTACAGCTTGTCTGTACTATGCGTGGCAGGCGGCTTCAGCGGGAGGTAACCAACCGCAATTACACGGCAGGTGTTGTATAAATATAGGCGTATTCTGTATCTTCGCCCCACGCGTGCATACAATTAGTATCGTTTTTAAAGGTTTTGCCACTGGTTTAGGACTCAGCATGGGACTGGGGGCGGTATTCTTTGCCCTTATACAAAACAGTATTAAAGGCGGTTATAAAACCGGTATCACCATTGCTACAGGGGTAATTGCTTCAGATATTTTATTTATCTCTTTTGCCTTATTGGGTACCAGCTTATTTACAGAGGGTGATTTAAGTAGTCGTTGGGTGCAGCTTGCCGCTATTTCGTTTTTAATGTTGTTGGGCGGTTATACATTGTTGCACGCCAAAAAACCCATCGATAAATCAGCTGCTTCGGCACCTATCAGTTTTGGAGGCATGGTTTATTATTTTGGTAAAGGATTTTTATTAAACGCATTAAACCCCGCTAACTTCTTTGCTTGGGCTGCTATTTCTACCTATACAACGGGCGAAATGGGGTACAACCTCAATCAAAACATCTTGTTTTTTAGTTGTGCGCTTTGCGGTATTTTTTTTACTGAAAGCATGATTGCATTGGGAGCTCACAAGATTAAAAATAAGCTTACTGATAAGTTTACCATGTGGATGAACCGTATTGTTGCAATGGTTTATATTTTGGTAGCTGTAGCCTTAATTATCAATCTCTTTAGATAGTGTAACCACACTTCCGTTTTTATTTCTTGTCTAAAAAATAAGTATCTTGCCGCTAACCAATTTATTGTGCTGCATGAAACGTTTTTTACTAATTACTACCCTTTTATTTATTAGTGCGGGAGTATGGGGACAATGTATGTTGTATCCGGTACCGCTTGCCGACCGTGTTAACCAATCTTCACATATTGTAGAAGGTAGGGTGCTAAGCAGCACCAGCTATTGGAACACTTTGCGTGATAATATTTACACCGTGCATAAGGTGTATGCCTACAAACTGTTTAAGGGCAGTCTGGCCAATAACGGCAGGGTGTTTTATGTGGTAACAGAAGGTGGTACTATGGGACTTACACGACAAGAGGTAAGTGCTACCCTTGAACTGCACACCGGCGACAGAGGAGTGTTCTTCTGCAACCCAAGTAAGGTGCGCTTGAACGGGGCAGGAGCGTTAAGCTCATTTGATAAGTTTGAGGCTTATGCCGGCCCGCAGGGCTTTGCAGAGTTTACTGCTGACGGCATTACTGCTACCGACCCTTTTGCCAAATACCACATTAAAAACGAACTATATACTAAAATAATTGCTATTACAGGCAAGCAGCCCGTGGTATTGGATACATATTCAGAAAACGGCGACCCTGTAATAAACGTAGCTCCTACAATCACCTCGTTTACTCCTGATAGTGCTTCGGCAGGTACAAAAACCGTACTAACCATAACAGGTACTGATTTTGGAGCAACACGCGGAGCAAGTTATGTGGCTTTTAAAAATGCTGATAACGGTGGTAGCGGTGTAACACAGCCTGTAGATGTTGAATACATTTCGTGGACTGATACTGAAATAAAAGTAGAGATAACCTCTAAAGCAGGTACCGGAAAAATAGAAGTGAACAACGGAAGCGGAACAGCACAATCAACTGGCAATCTTGTAATAAATTTTGCCCAACTGAATGTAAAAGATGCTAATGATATTGTGTACCAACCCGTTCATGTGGGTATTAACGGAACTGGGTACACTTGGCAGTTTTATACCGATTTTAACTCGAATACTGCGGCCAAGCAATCGTTTTTGAGGGCGTTTCAGAACTGGCGTTGCGGCACCCTTATTAATTGGGATATTGGCAGCACAACCACTGTAAATACGATTGCCCGCGATGCCGTAAACGTTATCCGTTTTGATATTGGCAGCGAGTTGCCCAACGGTGTATTAGGACGTTGCTCAAGCTGGTGGAGCGGTTGTGTGATAGGTCCGACTACCTTTTGGTACGTTGCTGAATTGGATATTGTGTTTGATGACGGAGTTAATTGGAACTTTAACACCAGTTCGCCTTCAATTAGTCAATACGATTTTGAAAGTGTTGCAGTGCACGAGTTGGGTCACGGGCATCAATTGGGTCACGTGATAAACAGTAGCGAGATTATGCACTACTCCATCTCAAACGGTCAAACCAAACGTGCGCTTAGCTCTTTTGGTGATTTAGAAGGCGGTAACTATGTAATGGACATGAACACAGCGGCCGCCGTATGTGCTAAACCCATTATGAAGGCGCTTAATCCTAACTTCTGTTCGTTAATCCCCATTGCAGGTTTCAAAGCTTCGCTTACCTCAGTTTGCCCAGGGTCGTCAATAATATTTACTGATACTTCGGTGGGCAGTACCAATGCCTACACATGGGATTTCGGCGCAGGAGCTTCGCCTGCAACCGCTACAGGCAAAGGCCCTCACACAGTAATGTATAACACATCAGGTGCTAAAACCGTTCAACTAATTGTTGAAGGGGTTGTAGATAATGATACCACCACTAAAGTAGATTATATTAACATTTTGCCTGCAAAACCTGCCCAACCCGGAGTTATTACAGGACCTGATACAGGGTGTATGAAACAACAATTGTTTACCATCAACAGCGTACCCACTGCTTTGGGATACTCGTGGGGTGTAATTGGCGGCGGCACTACTGATAACAGTACCGATACCTCGGTGGTGATTACGTTTAGTAATCCGGGGGCTGCGCACACAATTTGGGTAAGGGCTGCAAATGTTTGCGGAAGCTCATCCGATTCGTCTAAAAAATCATTAACGGTAATCAACAGCCCAAAAGCAGGGTTTACCTACACCATACAAAATGATACGATTAGATTGAGTGATACCTCTCTGTTTGGTAATTCATACACTTGGAAATTCGGGACAAACCAAACCAACCCCAACCGTAATCTTAATCTTATTCCAAATCAAAGCGGCACATTCCCTGTAACAATGGTAGTGGCTAATTTTTGCGGGGCTGATAGTGTTACTAAACAAATATCGTTTGTAAAATCATCGGTAGGAGAGACCATTAACAAAGTTGGTTTATTGGTGTACCCCAACCCCGCCGAAGGCAGCACCGTGATAAAAATTGAAGATGTTGCCCGATACAAAGGCATTCAGTTTGAGTTGTACGATGTTATAGGGCGTGTAATTACAACAATAGAGTTAACTAGTAATGAAACCACATTGAACCTGCAAAACCTAGCTGCCGGTATGTATGCGTATAAAGTACGCACTACTACTGAAACGTTGGCAGCAGGCAGGTTGGTAATAAAATAAGGGATTTACTGGAGCTATCAGTTGCTATAAGGCGCAGCAATTTGCTGCGCCTTTTTTATTGTCCAAGGTAGCTATGTAATGGGCTGAAATGAAAAAATCCCGCTCAGTGGCGGGATTTTATACGTTTAAAAGTTGTTGGATTAATAGTTTACACTACCGGTACCCCAATTTTCTAACTCTTCGTTGCTCCAAAGCTGAGGGTAGAAAATGCGCTTTTGCAAACGGGGGGCAAGGTATTTTTGCCAGTTAGTACCTCCTGTGGCAGCTATTTCACCTTCAGGTTTTTGCAGGTAGCGTGCTGCTGAACGCATGTGTACCATGGGCCAGTTAACATTCACATTCAAATCAAAGTGGCGCATTTCTTTCACACACTCATCGTCTTTGTCGGTTAACTGTTTAAAACGTTCCCAAAGGTTTTTGTGGTTGTATTCATTAGCAAGGCGTTTCAATGCAGGGGTGTACTTGCGCTCAAACTGAGTAAGAGTAAGCGTTTTTTTGCCAGTAGCAAGTTCAGTAGCACCTGATTTCCAGTAGATGTAATCAAACATTGCATCCACATCTGCCTCGCCATTAAAACGGTCGCGGTAATCTTTACCTACAAGGTTATAAAAGTTGGTAGCGCAAATTTCAATAGCGCGGTATTGATATGATTGAAAGCCGCTTGCAGGCAGCAACGACATACGGAACTTAAGAAACTGCTCAGGTTCCATACCGTCAATCATAATCTTAAATGAAGCGGTAAGGTTATCAAAGTATGCGTTTACCCTTTTCATACGTTGGGCAAAGAATGCCGAAGTAAGGTTAGGGTGTTTGCATATCTGTTCAATTTCGTGCAAAGCAAGTTTAAAATATAACTCGGTAATTTGATGGTACATGATAAACACCATCTCATCCGGAAAGCTCGTACGCGGTGTTTGCAAAGCCAGCAATGCATCGGTTTGGATGTAATCCCAATACGTTGTATAGTCGGCATACAACAACCCTTCAAGGTATGCCTCCATGTTCTGCCCCATCGTTTCGTATTTCTGCTCAAGTTGTGAGAGCAGTTCATACATGCGTGGGGTAATCTCTATTGACTCCTCTGTTTTCATAAAAATCTTCGCAATATAAATTAAAAGGGAGAAACTAAGTTTTCAAAATTGGGCAAAACCTTGTCCTTGTCAGATACAATAGGGTTCTCAATATTCCAGTCAATGCCCAATGCAGGGTCGCTCCATAGCAAGCCGCCCTCTGATGCTTTGTTGTAAACATTGGTACATTTGTAAGTAAAGATGGTATTATCCTTTAGGGTCACAAAGCCATGCGCAAACCCCGGCGGCACCCAAAACATTGTAAAATTTTCCTCAGTAAGCTCAATGCCGTAATGTTTGCCATAAGTAGGCGAATCTTTACGCACATCCACAATAACGTCGTAAACCGCCCCTTTTATTACGCGCACCAGTTTTCCTTGGGCGTATGGGGGGGCTTGGAAGTGTAAACCGCGCAATGCTCCTTTTTGCGAAAGCGATTGATTGTCTTGCACAAACACATCGGGTATGCCCGCGTTGTTAAAAGCATCGGCATTATAGCTTTCATAAAAATAGCCGCGTTCATCGTAAAAAACCTTCGGTTGTAAAACCAACGGGCCATCCATGAAAATTTTTATTACATCCATTACGTTAAGTATTAAGGCCGACAAATTTAATTATTCTATTTTTGCAGAAAACCAAAAAAGCGCAGATGGAAAACTCAAAAGGCAAAGCCATATATATCACCCTTATAATTTTGTTACTTATAAGCAACGGGGTGTTTGCGTATTTGTATTTTAACAAAGAAAAAGAGGTTGTTAAAATTACCGAGGAGTTAGTGAATACTGACAATGCCCGCAGCGAGTTGGACAGTATTTTGAAACAAACCGAATCTCAATTGGCGGTGTATAAAGGGCAAAATGCCGAGCTTGACTCAGTGATACAAATTAAAAATGCTGAGTTGCAAGCCCAAGCAGATAAGATAAAATCATTGTTGAGGAGCAATCAGATTTCTGCATCAGAACTTTTGAAGGTGCGTGATGAAATGGATGCTTTACGTTTTTACACTCGTAAATACTCACAACAAATTGATTCGTTAGCTCAGGCTAATGAAGTGCTTGCCCAAAACTTAGAGGAAACTAAAACCAACCTGAACAGGGCAAAAAATAAAATTGAAGACCTTACGATGGATAATATCCGTAAGGAAAGCCAGTTAAGCGTGGCATCAAGGTTAAAAGCCGAAGGAATTACAGTTACCGGCATACAAAACCGTACCAGTGGACGTGAACGTGAAACCACCCGCGCTAAAAGGGTTGACCAAGTACGTGTGCAGTTTAAAGTAGGGGATAACCCAACTGCCAAGCCCGGAGACAAAGAAGTTTACTTGCGCATACTTTCTCCTGACGGAGCTACAATATCTACTTCAACATCGGGCGGCGGACAGTTTGAGTACCAAGGTGAAAAGTCAATGTACACCCAACGTCAACGAATCAACTTTAAAAACGACCAATCTACGATTACCTTCCACTACGCACGCGGAAATACCGAATGGGAAAAAGGCACTTACAAAGTTGAGTTATACTGCGAAGGCTTTATCATCGGTACTAAAACGTTTGTTTTGGATTAATGATAGACTAGCGGTCAATAACCACTAACGTTCCTTCGGTGTGCATTTCCAGCAACTCTGAAAACGTTAAATAAGTGGTATCAGTAAAGTGCTCTGCCTTTTCAGTTTTTAGCTTATATACTTTGGTTATTTTGTTGATTGAGAACTCATTTACGGCAATTCCCACGATACTGTCTTGAACAGAAAAGACCTTGGCAAGGGTGTAATCGTTTTCAACCTTAAGAGTATATTCATCCCCAACCTTCGGGTCAGCAATAAATTTTTTCTCCTCTTCATTACTCTTGTTTGATAAGATTGTACCTGCAATTATAATCACACCAAGTACTCC
Coding sequences:
- a CDS encoding T9SS type A sorting domain-containing protein; protein product: MKRFLLITTLLFISAGVWGQCMLYPVPLADRVNQSSHIVEGRVLSSTSYWNTLRDNIYTVHKVYAYKLFKGSLANNGRVFYVVTEGGTMGLTRQEVSATLELHTGDRGVFFCNPSKVRLNGAGALSSFDKFEAYAGPQGFAEFTADGITATDPFAKYHIKNELYTKIIAITGKQPVVLDTYSENGDPVINVAPTITSFTPDSASAGTKTVLTITGTDFGATRGASYVAFKNADNGGSGVTQPVDVEYISWTDTEIKVEITSKAGTGKIEVNNGSGTAQSTGNLVINFAQLNVKDANDIVYQPVHVGINGTGYTWQFYTDFNSNTAAKQSFLRAFQNWRCGTLINWDIGSTTTVNTIARDAVNVIRFDIGSELPNGVLGRCSSWWSGCVIGPTTFWYVAELDIVFDDGVNWNFNTSSPSISQYDFESVAVHELGHGHQLGHVINSSEIMHYSISNGQTKRALSSFGDLEGGNYVMDMNTAAAVCAKPIMKALNPNFCSLIPIAGFKASLTSVCPGSSIIFTDTSVGSTNAYTWDFGAGASPATATGKGPHTVMYNTSGAKTVQLIVEGVVDNDTTTKVDYINILPAKPAQPGVITGPDTGCMKQQLFTINSVPTALGYSWGVIGGGTTDNSTDTSVVITFSNPGAAHTIWVRAANVCGSSSDSSKKSLTVINSPKAGFTYTIQNDTIRLSDTSLFGNSYTWKFGTNQTNPNRNLNLIPNQSGTFPVTMVVANFCGADSVTKQISFVKSSVGETINKVGLLVYPNPAEGSTVIKIEDVARYKGIQFELYDVIGRVITTIELTSNETTLNLQNLAAGMYAYKVRTTTETLAAGRLVIK
- a CDS encoding tryptophan 2,3-dioxygenase, with translation MEITPRMYELLSQLEQKYETMGQNMEAYLEGLLYADYTTYWDYIQTDALLALQTPRTSFPDEMVFIMYHQITELYFKLALHEIEQICKHPNLTSAFFAQRMKRVNAYFDNLTASFKIMIDGMEPEQFLKFRMSLLPASGFQSYQYRAIEICATNFYNLVGKDYRDRFNGEADVDAMFDYIYWKSGATELATGKKTLTLTQFERKYTPALKRLANEYNHKNLWERFKQLTDKDDECVKEMRHFDLNVNVNWPMVHMRSAARYLQKPEGEIAATGGTNWQKYLAPRLQKRIFYPQLWSNEELENWGTGSVNY
- the rfbC gene encoding dTDP-4-dehydrorhamnose 3,5-epimerase, giving the protein MDVIKIFMDGPLVLQPKVFYDERGYFYESYNADAFNNAGIPDVFVQDNQSLSQKGALRGLHFQAPPYAQGKLVRVIKGAVYDVIVDVRKDSPTYGKHYGIELTEENFTMFWVPPGFAHGFVTLKDNTIFTYKCTNVYNKASEGGLLWSDPALGIDWNIENPIVSDKDKVLPNFENLVSPF
- a CDS encoding zinc-ribbon domain-containing protein, translating into MIIYGHRSTSIGSTKIPYEVCPNCNHEGAMSLHIFSNYAHIFWIPLFPFRKYVVAHCANCDAAFDKKQQSESIKREASLAKGMYKSPIWTFSGVGVLGVIIIAGTILSNKSNEEEKKFIADPKVGDEYTLKVENDYTLAKVFSVQDSIVGIAVNEFSINKITKVYKLKTEKAEHFTDTTYLTFSELLEMHTEGTLVVIDR